From Paenibacillus graminis:
TTTTGCGGAGCATGGACACCATCATCACGGTCTGCATCACTCCGATTGCGATGATGCTGCTGTTCGTCTATGTGCTCGGCGGCGCAATCCGAACCGGTACGGATAACTATGTGAACTACCTGTTGCCCGGTATCCTGCTGATTGCGATCGCAAGCGGTATATCCTATACGGCTTACCGCCTGTTTCTGGATAAGCAGCGGGGTATCATTGAGCGGTTTCACTCCATGCCGATTGCGCGTTCGGCCGTGCTGTGGGGGCATGTGCTGACCTCGGTGGTATCCAACGTCATTTCTGTTGTCGTCATCATTCTCGTAGCGCTCATTATGGGCTTTCGCTCGCCGGCGGGAGTACTGCCTTGGCTTGCCGTAGCCGGTATACTCGTGCTGTTTACGCTGGCTTTGACTTGGGTCG
This genomic window contains:
- a CDS encoding ABC transporter permease encodes the protein METAKNHFFSDMSVMLGRSMRHILRSMDTIITVCITPIAMMLLFVYVLGGAIRTGTDNYVNYLLPGILLIAIASGISYTAYRLFLDKQRGIIERFHSMPIARSAVLWGHVLTSVVSNVISVVVIILVALIMGFRSPAGVLPWLAVAGILVLFTLALTWVAAIAGLSAKSVEGASAFSYPLIFLPFISSAFVPTDSMPSVVRAFAENQPVTSIVEAIRALLSGQPVGNEIWVALAWCAGILLAAYFFAMRVYKKRV